The window CGTGTACTGACCGACCTTGTAGCACGCGTAGGAGCCCAGAAGGTTGGGGTTGCGCCAGGGAGTGTCCAGGGTCACCCGCCCGTTCCACAGAGGCGTGATGCCGGGGTAGACCGGCTCGAGCTGGGACAGGAAGTTCTTGGCGTAGCTCGCAAGGGAAGCAGAATCGTCCCTGGTGAAGGAGGTCCCGATCGTCCCTCCGGTGTATTGGACCTGAAGGCCTGTGCTGCCTGACTGCCCGCGCGTGACGTCCCAGCTGGTCTGGTAGCCGGTGTCGACGTAAGTGGTGCCATTGTTGGCGATGCCCCATGGCTGCCCGGACTGGTTCCACAGGCGCGAGTTGAACTGGAGATGGAGCTTGGAGTTGGTCCCGTAGCCGAGATTGTTGATGGCGTTGGTCTTGAGGGGGTCGAATCCGGCAGCGCCGAAGTTGAGCCCGCGCAGCACGGAGAACGGGAGGCTCAGGATGACCCGGTCGAAGACCTGTGTGAACGTGGTGTTGCCCTGAGCAAAAGTCAGTGTGTAGGTGCCGTCGGCGTTCAGCGCGACGGCTGTCATCTTGGTGTTGAGGTTGATCGTGCACTGCGGCGACCGGGTGGTCAGCAGATTGGCGATGGCCACCGGAAGCTGCTGATTTCCTCCGGTGATGTGAAAGCGCTCGTCGGACGTGCCGAAGATGGAGAACTTGACAGGCTTCGGCTGAAAGCCGAGCAGGTAGACGATGTTGAGCGAGCTCTGCGCCGTTGAATCCAATCCAAACTCGGTGGCGTAGGAAACGTCGATCAGCTGGCCCATGGGCGAGGTGTGCCCGCCCGGCACCCGGCTCTCGATCCACTGGTAGTTGCTCATGTTGTCCAGGGCCTGGCCGGCTGCGGTAAAGCTGTTGTAGAGGGTCGGGAAGGGCGCCGACTTGATGTCGCTCTGGAGCGCGTTGTAGACCGGTCCGAAGTCGGTGACGGCCTGGGAGTACGGGTAGTACTTGTTGAAGAAGAAGTAGAGGTCGGTGGATCCGCTCGGCTGCGCCGCCAGAAGGTCGGTGGTCGCCAGGTTGAAGCGCGTGGCCAGGTTGAGGAGCGTCGTGTGGTTGGTGTCGATCAGCTCACCACAGTGCTCACTGACCTGGCCGTTGGCCCAGCTGGTGGTGTCGGAGTGCATTCGCCCGCCGATGTATCCGGAGGCTTCATAGATCGTGGAGGCATAAGCCGGGACCTTGGGAGGGTTACCGTCCTGCAGCTGTAGCGCCGCGCTGAGCCCGGCGATGCCGGCACCGATGACGGCAATCCGAGGCGTGGTCGCGGCAGCCGCCTGCAGCGCCCGGCCCAGGACCTGCGGGCCCGCCAGCGCGCCCGCGGCGGCGATCGCCCCGCCGGCCTTGATCAGCTCGCGGCGGGTGAGGATCGCCTTGCGCTGCTGCTCGTGTCGCTCCGCCTGCACCTCCTGCACGCTGCAGCCGGCTTGTTCGGCATCGGCGTAGTCACGATAGAGTCCTTGCAGGAAAGCCATCAGCGGGGTTCGTGCTCGTGGCATGGGTCCTGTTCCTCCTATGTGGTCCTGGCTTTAGGTTTTCCGGAAGCGGGGATCTCAGAAGTCAGACGCTTGCCTCCTCGGCGCCGGGGCTCTTGCCAA of the bacterium genome contains:
- a CDS encoding FAD-dependent oxidoreductase; translation: MPRARTPLMAFLQGLYRDYADAEQAGCSVQEVQAERHEQQRKAILTRRELIKAGGAIAAAGALAGPQVLGRALQAAAATTPRIAVIGAGIAGLSAALQLQDGNPPKVPAYASTIYEASGYIGGRMHSDTTSWANGQVSEHCGELIDTNHTTLLNLATRFNLATTDLLAAQPSGSTDLYFFFNKYYPYSQAVTDFGPVYNALQSDIKSAPFPTLYNSFTAAGQALDNMSNYQWIESRVPGGHTSPMGQLIDVSYATEFGLDSTAQSSLNIVYLLGFQPKPVKFSIFGTSDERFHITGGNQQLPVAIANLLTTRSPQCTINLNTKMTAVALNADGTYTLTFAQGNTTFTQVFDRVILSLPFSVLRGLNFGAAGFDPLKTNAINNLGYGTNSKLHLQFNSRLWNQSGQPWGIANNGTTYVDTGYQTSWDVTRGQSGSTGLQVQYTGGTIGTSFTRDDSASLASYAKNFLSQLEPVYPGITPLWNGRVTLDTPWRNPNLLGSYACYKVGQYTTITGSEKLRSGKCHFAGEHCSLNFQGFMEGGAEEGKRAAQEIQSDYASNIFP